The nucleotide window GTAGCTAGAAGCAGAAAAGAAAGGATGAGTGGGTGTACGGTCTATGAGATCTAGGAATGTTGCTTGGGCCTCTTCAACTTGACCAAGTGACTCTTGCATCATACCCAATGTATACTCAACCGCAGGAGTTGCTGGGTGTTCTGGAAAACTGCTCAGAAAGTCTTCGTAATACTCCAGCGCTTTATCCCATGTGCCTTCTTCTTGAGCTAGCTGAGCAAGTTTGAGGAGTGCATTTGCAGATGCTGGCGCTGAAGCATAGTTATTCACGAGAGCTTCAAGCTTTGATATTTCTTGGTCCTCACTGTCAAGTGCTTCGAGCAAAGCTCCTCTAGCCTCAATGGCTGCTTTTTGTTTTGCATTCCACTGATAGAGGTAAATACCTGTTCCCCCTAAACAGGCAATTACTAGAACAATTATGGGGACCTTGATTTTATCCCAGGCCTCATTCTCAGCATCAACTAGGCGTGCTTCATCAGATTCTGGCTGTTGCTCTCCTGGATTATTCTTAGACATGAGCGAAGAAGAATGGAGTTGTAAAGTCGATGTGGCAAGCTCTATCTTGTGATCGCCCAGAGCAAAAAATGATCTTATTTTGCATATTTGCAGAATATTATATAAAAAAATTCTTTTTTATATTTTATTTTAGCCGATTGTTAAATTTATGAGCAGGTTACAATTTATTATCGTTAACATTTTGGCAGGGGTATTTGTCACACTCATGGTGGCTCAGTATTTACTTTCCCAAGTTAACCAGCAGCTTAATCAGGATGTGATTACAATGCAGCAACAAGTGGCTGGCTCTCAGCAGGCCAAGCCAGTGCTCAATCAGCTAGCTATACGCCTTGCCCAAGCAGCCCAAAAGGAGCCTGACATGAACGATTTGTTGGCAAAATATCGCCTGAAAGTTACTTTACCCCAAACAGGAACATCCGCGCCTCAATCTGGTCAAGTATTTAACTAATGGGAGTTTGTCCATGAAATCGAACATATCTACAGGCACAATGAAAATTCAGCGAGTGCAAAGATCGCATGAGACTTACAATTCCTTTTGGCCTTTGACAATTGTGATTGCTGCGCTGTGTGTTATGACTTCTGTCCAGATCTATCAGATGCTGGAACAAAGAACCTTTTTGAAGCAGAATGTTGATAATCTTCAGCCCGCTATCCAAGAAGCGCGAGTCATCAGTGGAACTATCAGCCAGTTGAGTCGTGAGTTGCTACTGTTGTCTTCGGAAAGCAATGAGGCCAGAAGAATTGTTCAAGAATTTCAAATTCGTCCAACAGGCCAACAGGCTGCAATGGCATCAGCTGCCTCTGGAGGAGGGGCTGCCGTCCCTGCTGAGTTGCCTGCTTCCGAAGAATCCCCAGCGGACCAGTAATACCAACATTTGCTTTAAGTACTGCGATTAGAGTGTTTTTAGCTTTCTGCTTGCTTTGTAATCGATACTCTATTCTTCTTAGTTTATGGAATAACAAACTCTAAAAGTTGTTGCCACCTGTTTTATATCTTTAAAACGTTGGTAATCAACGAGATAGTAGTCTGCGAGCAAAGTTGTTTTCAAGTTGTTCACATCTACGTAAGTCGTTGATTTTTAGCAAAGTTACAGCTTTATGACACAATTTATTCGCAAAGATGAAAACAGGCTCATTTAAGTTATTAAAAGAGGATGCCTCTAGTAGGGCAAGGCTTGGTCGTCTGAAAACGGAACATGGTGTGATTGAAACGCCTTGCTTTATGCCTGTAGGCACCCAAGGAACAGTCAAGGCAGTCTCTCCCCAAGAGTTAAAAGCTTTAGGTGCGATGGTAATTCTTTCTAACACTTATCACATGTTTATCAGACCGGGCGTAGATGTGATAGATGCAATAGGTGGACTTCATAAGTTTATGAGCTGGGATGGCCCAATCTTAACCGATAGCGGTGGATTCCAGGTTTTCAGTCTGGCAAAATTAAGGAATATCACTTCAGAGGGAGTGCATTTTCAATCTCATGTAGATGGCAGCCATTTGTTTTTAGGTCCGAAGGAGGCGATACAAATCCAGCAGTCTCTAGGTTCTGATGTTGTGATGGTATTTGATGAATGCCCACCTTGGCCAGCTGAAAAGGGGTTAGTTGAGCAGGCCGTCAATCGCACGTTGGATTGGGCTAGGATTTGCAAGCAGGAATTGCAGGATGGTGTTGGTCGAGGCCCTACCAAAGAACAATTACTTTTTGCAATAATTCAGGGTGGCAGTTATGACGACCTAAGGAAATCTTGCGCGGAGGTGTTAGTGGAAATGGACTTTCCAGGATACGCCATTGGAGGGGTGAGCGTCGGCGAGCCAGAGTATGAAATGTTACGGGCAATTGAGGCGACTGAACCTTTTTTGCCTCATCATAAGCCACGGTATGCCATGGGGTTAGGTCAACCAGACCAGTTAGTTAAAATGGTGGCTCGGGGTATAGACATGTTTGATTGTGTTCTGCCTACTCGGGTTGCCAGAAACGGAACGGCTTATACCTCCAAGGGCACAGTGAATATGAAAAATGCTAGCAATCGCTTTGCAGAAGAACCCATAGAGGACTTTGGCCAGGACTACCCTTGTCATGGTTTCTCAAGAGCTTACATCAGGCATTTGCTAAAAGCTGAAGAAATTCTTGGCCTAAGGCTAATTACTCTGCATAATCTTTATTTTTATCTCGACTTGATGAGGCAGATGAGAGTGGCTATAAGCGAAGATCGGTTTAATCAGTGGTCGAATGATTTTCTAAATAACTACCAACCGAGAACAGAAAGTAACGAAAAATGATAGAGTTTGTAATGACGAAGATTGATGGAATGGTGATTTTGGCACAAGCGGCAGAGGATGCGGAGCCAGGAATGGGGGCGGGGCTTATGAGTATGGCGCCTTTATTAATTATGATCGTGCTCTTTTATTTCATCCTGATTCGTCCTCAGATGAAAAAGCAAAAGCAGCATGACAAAATGGTGTCTGAGATAAAATCTGGAACGAATGTCATAGTCGCCGGTGGTATCTACGGAAACATAGCTAACGTTAAGGAGAAATCGTTTGTAGTAAAGATAGCTGACAACGTGAAAATTGAAATCCAGAAGAACAGTGTTTCACAGGTTCTATCTGAAGGGTATGAGAAAAAATAACACCTTCTTTATTGATGCTTCTTTTATTGTAGCTATTTAGTACTTACACTTAAAACTTAACTTCGCTTTATTATGGACTATACGATTTTAGGATTATCCTTCTTATTTTTAATCTTCTTTGTTTGGTACTTGGCTAGCTCATATGACAGATCCCGTCGCTGGGTGGCTCTTGGGCTTATTGCCAGTTTAATTACTATTTCCACCCTGTCTTTGGTGCGTTTTGACGATGGGGATACTTCAGGTTCTTTGCCCTGGCCGGTGAATATTACACCGGGAATTGATTTGCGCGGTGGAACTCAATTTATTGTGGAGATCCAAACTGCTACTGAGAGCGAAGAGGCTGGAGACACTAAAAAGAAGGAGATCTCTCCAGCTGCTTTGGAACAAGCTCAAAAGGTATTTGAAGATAGACTTAATAAATTAGGGACCTCTGATGTTTTGGTTCAGCCCCTTGGTGAAAATCGTATCATTATCCAAGTGCCTGGAGTAAGTCAGAATGATAAAGTAAAGTATAGAAGCACCCTGGAGCGCGTTGCCAAGTTAGAGTTCAAGTTAGTTCACCCGCAGAATGAGGTGCTTTTATCTCAGATCAAAGCAGGCCAGGAAGAAATTCCATTCGACCATGAAATTCTGCCGCTATGGGATCGAGATAAAGAGGGCAATAGGATTAAAAGAGAAATATTGGTCACTAGGAAGACAGAGATGGGTGGTAAGCACGTAACTACTGCTTTCCCAACGCTCGGTCAGTTAGGAATGCCTGAAGTCATTATTAATTTTGACTCTAAGGGTAGCGATTTATTTGGAAAGCTCACCGCATCGAATATAGGACGCCGCTTAGCGATTGTTCTAGACCGTGAAGTTTATACAGCTCCCAATATACAGAGTGCTATATACGGCTCTTGTCAAATATCAGGTGGTGATATGACTCGTGCTGAAGCTGAGGAGATTGCTAGCGTTCTGGAAAATCCATTAGAAACGCCTGTAAAGATTGTAGATGAGCGAGGTGTAGATCCAACCTTGGGAAAAGCTTCGGTTAAAGATGGTTTTAACGCTGCAGTCATTGGATTCTGTTTGGTGATTGTTTTCATGGCCATCTACTATCGTATAGCGGGAGCTTTTGCCGTAGTGGCATTGGTCTTCAACTTAGTGATTTTACTGGGGTTGTTCGCTCAATTTGGATTTACGCTAACTTTGCCGGGTGTAGCTGGCGTGATTCTAACCATAGGCATGGCGGTAGATGCCAATGTCCTGATCTTCGAACGTATTCGCGAGGAGATGGACGAAGGCAAGCCTCTCAAGAATTCAATCCAGGCTGGGTTTAGCAAAGCTTTTAGTTCTATTTTTGATGCGAATGTTACGACATTTATAGCTGCGCTCTTTATGTTTTGGCAGGGGAGTGGAGCTGTTCGAGGATTTGCTATTGTTCTATGCCTGGGTATTCTATCGAGCTTGTTCACAGCACTAGTAAGTACCAGAGCTTGTTTTGATTGGATGATGACTCTTTACAAGTCTAGCAAACTCAATATGACCCATGTGCTCACCAAGACTAAGATAGACTTCATGTCTATGCGGAGGATTGCTGTGATTGTCTCAGTCGTTTTGATTGGGGGAAGCATCGCCAACTGGGTTAATAAAGGAAGCGATTCTCTAGGTGTTGATTTCGCAGGAGGTGCATTAGCTAGCTATAGTTTTGAGAAAAAAATTTCCGACGATGAATTGCAGGCTGCGGCTGGATCTTTACCTGTTACCTTTCAATACCAAGATTCTTATGGAGAAGGAGGAGAAATTCTTTCGGTTAAGGCTAGTAAAGAGGTGATTGAAGATGTTCATTCGAAAATCACGGAAGCGTTTCCTGATGCTAAATTTGATAGATTGCAGTTGGATAAAGTAGCAGCGTCTATTGGTAAGGAGTTTTTCAAAAGCTCAGCGGTCGCACTTGCTTTGGGACTAATTGGGATTTTCCTCTACATTGTTTGGCGTTTCGAAACTTCATTTGCCATTGGTGCTATAGTTGCGCTTATACACGACGTAACCATTACTTTAGGAATTTTTACAGCTCTTGGGTATCAATTCTCATTGACGACAGTAGGGGCTATTCTGACAGTAGCTGGCTACTCGATTAATGATACCATCGTTGTCTTTGACCGAATTCGTGAAGGCTTACGTCTAGATCCTCGCCAAGAATTAAAAGATGTAGTCAACAATTGCTTAAATGCCACGTTAAGTAGAACGATGATTACTTCTCTAACCACAGGTTTGTCAGTGCTAGCATTGTTTTTCTTTGGTGGTTTCGTGATCCATGACTTCTCATTGCTTTTGTTAACAGGGGTTTTAGTTGGAACCTATTCATCCATTTTTGTCGCAAGTCCAATCATACTACTATTTGGAGCAAAAGCTAAGCAGGAGGCAGCTATTGATCCTGAATATATAGCGACATCTAGTTAGTAATTTGTGTGAAGCGTTGGAAAATATCCTCGGCGAATGGCGTTGATCCGTATGAAAGTGAGCAGGTGGTTAAGTATCTGCTTAATGCTAGGGGAATATCTGACAGGGAGCATGAAAGTTTTCTTCACCCAAAACTATCCAATTTAAATGACCCTCTGCGTATTCCGGATATGGAAAGGGCGGTTGTCCGTGTTGAGGAAGCTTTGAGAACTGGGCAGAGAATCCTGATCTATAGTGATTACGATGTAGATGGGATGACCAGCAGTGCGCTGATGTTTCGCTTTTTAGCACAGATGGGAAAGCAGGTGGATGTTTTTATCCCTGAGCGTTTGTCAGAAGGTTATGGTCTATCTATTTCTGCTATAGATCGAGCAATAGGGGAGGGTAAGCCTGATCTATTACTTGCTTTGGACTGTGGAACAACAAGTGTTGCAGAAGTGGAATATCTCAATGAGAAAGGAATTGATGTGATTATCATTGACCACCACGAACTTGCTGAAAAGATTCCAAACGCTCTGGCCTTTGTAAACCCGCAAAAAGGAGAGCATGACCATATTCTAGCAACTGTTGGATTAGTTTTTAAATTCTGTCATGCCTTCTTAAAGATGCGGGATGAGCCAGATTTGTTTGATCTCAAAGAGTGCTTAGATCTCATAGCTGTTGGGACAGTAGCGGACATTGTTCCACTTAAGGAGGATAATAGAATACTCGTGCACCACGGACTGAAGCGTTTGGCGCAAACAGCGCACGTGGGCTTGCAAGAGTTGATGCAAGCAGCTGGTATTCGACGTAGGCCAACGCCGGTGACCATAGGTTTCATGATTGGTCCTAGGCTAAATGCTAGTGGTCGTTTAGCCGAAGCCAAATCTGGCTGGGAATTGTTAACCACGCAAAGTCGCCGAAATGCTGCCATACTTGCTCAGCAGCTAGACCGTTTGAATAGGGATCGACAAGATTTGGAACAACAAGCCACTTATGAGGCTGAGGCTATTATTGGCAGGAAGGTAGGAGTCAACCCCAAGTGTGTGGTAGTAGCTTCTCGTGAGTGGCACCAAGGCGTAATAGGAATAGTCGCTTCTAGATTACAGAAAAAATGGTACTGTCCTATAGTTGTTATTTCAATTGATGAAGATGGGAAGGGTAAAGGGAGTGGGCGCTCCATAGATGGTTGTTCTTTAATGGATGGTTTAAGGCATTGCCAAGATTTGCTGCTAAGTTTTGGTGGTCATGCCATGGCGGCAGGTCTTGAGATTGAGGCAAATCAAATTGATACTTTTCGAGAGCGCCTAGAGGAGTGGATGCAAAGCAACTGCTCTGAGGAAATTTACCAAGAGCAACTTGATATCGATATGGAGTTGCCTGGAGAGGCCCTAAATGAGGAGCTTGCTAGAAGCCTTGGAAAACTAGAACCTTTTGGTCGCTTTAATGAACCGCCAATTTTTGTTATTCGAGATATCCAATGTGAGGGAAGTGAGAAAATATTTGGTAAAGGGCATTTACGTTTTTCGGCAAGGGTTGGCAGTAATTGGTTTGATGCGGTTGCCTTTAATATGGCGAATGAGCTCCTGGGGCAGAAAAAATTTGATGTGGTAGGCCACTGGGAAATTGATGATTATTCCGGGAAGCCGTGCCTGAGAATCCTTGATTATAAATCATCTGATAAATAGCCTCTAGCAATTGTGAAAAAATCTTTCACTAATTTGGCAAAAAAGTTGGGTTATGAAGATGCTCTTGGGCTACTTTATCATTTTCCTAGACGCTATGAAGATAGAAGTCGTTGGGAAGATCCCTTCTTGCTTGATGAGGGTGAGCAAGTCACCACCTTCGGAAAAGTTGTTGATCAAAGTATCAAATTCACTCGCAGCTCTAAAAAAATCATAGAAATTATTCTTCAAATTGAGGGATCTTATAAGGCTCTGAAGCTCGTCTGGTTCGTGCAGCGTTATATGAAATGGAGTGATTGGAAGGGAAAGTGGGTTATTGCATATGGCCGTATGACATGGAAGAGTAAAGGTAATAAGCGGGAAGCCCAAATGATGCATCCTGAATATGAGGTTGTGGAGCCGGAGGAGTATGAGGAGGCAGGTAAGCTCAAAATGAGTCCTCATTTAAACCGCATAACACCAGTTTATCCATTAAGAGAAAAGGTTAAGCAAAAGGCGTTGAGAGCAACTATATGGGAGATTATTGAAAAGGAGCAATTAGTGTTCCCAGAGTTATATGAACATTCACAACCTAGAATGTCCAGAGGAGAAGCAATGTTGGCTATCCATTTCCCAGAGTCACTAGAGGAAGTAGAACAAGCAAGACGGAGACTCGCATTAGATGAGCTGGTTTGTATGGAGCTTGCTTTGGTGAGAAGGCGAATGCTAGCGGCAAAGGCCGTCAAAGTAAGAGGAAGTCAACAATATGATTTGGTGAATACTTTGAGAGGAGTTTTACCTTTTCAGTTAACAGAAGCACAGCTACAAGCATGCCGTGAAATAGATCAAGACCTCTCGAAAGAAATTCCTATGAATAGGCTTCTTCAGGGGGACGTTGGTTCTGGAAAAACGGTAGTTGCTTTGCATGCGTTACTCCGTTCTTTGGAGTCTGGCAAAAATGGTGCTTTGTTGGCACCAACTGAAATTTTAGCTAACCAGCATTTTAAAAATATTAAGAGGCTTGTAGAGCCTATAGGTGTGCACGTGGAACTTCATACTCGGAATAATCGGTTTTCTGGTGAAACATTGTTTTCATCTCAACCTACTATTTATGTTGGAACTCATGCATTAATCCAAGGTAAAGTTGTAATCCCGAATTTTGGTCTTGGAGTGATCGATGAACAGCATAAATTTGGAGTGTTGCAACGAACAGCTTTATTGGGAAAAGGAGAGGCCCCGGACTTGCTTGTGATGACGGCTACACCCATTCCTAGGACTTTATGTTTAACGGTATATGGGGACTTGGATGTCTCAGTCATACAGCATCTACCTCCGGGCAGAAAAGTAGTAAAAACTGTGCTTAGAGATCGGAGCAGCTTGCACAATGTTTGGGATTATATCAAGAAGGAGAACGCTAGAGGTCGTCAAGCATATGTGGTTTATCCTTTAGTTGAAGATTCTGAAAAGATAGATCTTAAATCTGTAAAAGCAGGCTATGAAGAACTCAAGGAGA belongs to Verrucomicrobiota bacterium and includes:
- the recJ gene encoding single-stranded-DNA-specific exonuclease RecJ, translating into MKRWKISSANGVDPYESEQVVKYLLNARGISDREHESFLHPKLSNLNDPLRIPDMERAVVRVEEALRTGQRILIYSDYDVDGMTSSALMFRFLAQMGKQVDVFIPERLSEGYGLSISAIDRAIGEGKPDLLLALDCGTTSVAEVEYLNEKGIDVIIIDHHELAEKIPNALAFVNPQKGEHDHILATVGLVFKFCHAFLKMRDEPDLFDLKECLDLIAVGTVADIVPLKEDNRILVHHGLKRLAQTAHVGLQELMQAAGIRRRPTPVTIGFMIGPRLNASGRLAEAKSGWELLTTQSRRNAAILAQQLDRLNRDRQDLEQQATYEAEAIIGRKVGVNPKCVVVASREWHQGVIGIVASRLQKKWYCPIVVISIDEDGKGKGSGRSIDGCSLMDGLRHCQDLLLSFGGHAMAAGLEIEANQIDTFRERLEEWMQSNCSEEIYQEQLDIDMELPGEALNEELARSLGKLEPFGRFNEPPIFVIRDIQCEGSEKIFGKGHLRFSARVGSNWFDAVAFNMANELLGQKKFDVVGHWEIDDYSGKPCLRILDYKSSDK
- the tgt gene encoding tRNA guanosine(34) transglycosylase Tgt translates to MKTGSFKLLKEDASSRARLGRLKTEHGVIETPCFMPVGTQGTVKAVSPQELKALGAMVILSNTYHMFIRPGVDVIDAIGGLHKFMSWDGPILTDSGGFQVFSLAKLRNITSEGVHFQSHVDGSHLFLGPKEAIQIQQSLGSDVVMVFDECPPWPAEKGLVEQAVNRTLDWARICKQELQDGVGRGPTKEQLLFAIIQGGSYDDLRKSCAEVLVEMDFPGYAIGGVSVGEPEYEMLRAIEATEPFLPHHKPRYAMGLGQPDQLVKMVARGIDMFDCVLPTRVARNGTAYTSKGTVNMKNASNRFAEEPIEDFGQDYPCHGFSRAYIRHLLKAEEILGLRLITLHNLYFYLDLMRQMRVAISEDRFNQWSNDFLNNYQPRTESNEK
- the recG gene encoding ATP-dependent DNA helicase RecG; the encoded protein is MKKSFTNLAKKLGYEDALGLLYHFPRRYEDRSRWEDPFLLDEGEQVTTFGKVVDQSIKFTRSSKKIIEIILQIEGSYKALKLVWFVQRYMKWSDWKGKWVIAYGRMTWKSKGNKREAQMMHPEYEVVEPEEYEEAGKLKMSPHLNRITPVYPLREKVKQKALRATIWEIIEKEQLVFPELYEHSQPRMSRGEAMLAIHFPESLEEVEQARRRLALDELVCMELALVRRRMLAAKAVKVRGSQQYDLVNTLRGVLPFQLTEAQLQACREIDQDLSKEIPMNRLLQGDVGSGKTVVALHALLRSLESGKNGALLAPTEILANQHFKNIKRLVEPIGVHVELHTRNNRFSGETLFSSQPTIYVGTHALIQGKVVIPNFGLGVIDEQHKFGVLQRTALLGKGEAPDLLVMTATPIPRTLCLTVYGDLDVSVIQHLPPGRKVVKTVLRDRSSLHNVWDYIKKENARGRQAYVVYPLVEDSEKIDLKSVKAGYEELKEIFGENQVGIVHGKMDAGDKDESMQKFRSGECGVLVATSVIEVGVDVPNATIMVIEHAGRFGLAQLHQLRGRVGRGADQSYCILVDEMESIDSWKRLKIMEQTANGFELAEEDFKIRGPGNILGTEQSGLPPLKVARLPKDLPMISKAKKLAEKILDSDPELSEHEGLKKVLGHYWTMAEEVANN
- the yajC gene encoding preprotein translocase subunit YajC, with the translated sequence MIEFVMTKIDGMVILAQAAEDAEPGMGAGLMSMAPLLIMIVLFYFILIRPQMKKQKQHDKMVSEIKSGTNVIVAGGIYGNIANVKEKSFVVKIADNVKIEIQKNSVSQVLSEGYEKK
- the secD gene encoding protein translocase subunit SecD; amino-acid sequence: MDYTILGLSFLFLIFFVWYLASSYDRSRRWVALGLIASLITISTLSLVRFDDGDTSGSLPWPVNITPGIDLRGGTQFIVEIQTATESEEAGDTKKKEISPAALEQAQKVFEDRLNKLGTSDVLVQPLGENRIIIQVPGVSQNDKVKYRSTLERVAKLEFKLVHPQNEVLLSQIKAGQEEIPFDHEILPLWDRDKEGNRIKREILVTRKTEMGGKHVTTAFPTLGQLGMPEVIINFDSKGSDLFGKLTASNIGRRLAIVLDREVYTAPNIQSAIYGSCQISGGDMTRAEAEEIASVLENPLETPVKIVDERGVDPTLGKASVKDGFNAAVIGFCLVIVFMAIYYRIAGAFAVVALVFNLVILLGLFAQFGFTLTLPGVAGVILTIGMAVDANVLIFERIREEMDEGKPLKNSIQAGFSKAFSSIFDANVTTFIAALFMFWQGSGAVRGFAIVLCLGILSSLFTALVSTRACFDWMMTLYKSSKLNMTHVLTKTKIDFMSMRRIAVIVSVVLIGGSIANWVNKGSDSLGVDFAGGALASYSFEKKISDDELQAAAGSLPVTFQYQDSYGEGGEILSVKASKEVIEDVHSKITEAFPDAKFDRLQLDKVAASIGKEFFKSSAVALALGLIGIFLYIVWRFETSFAIGAIVALIHDVTITLGIFTALGYQFSLTTVGAILTVAGYSINDTIVVFDRIREGLRLDPRQELKDVVNNCLNATLSRTMITSLTTGLSVLALFFFGGFVIHDFSLLLLTGVLVGTYSSIFVASPIILLFGAKAKQEAAIDPEYIATSS
- a CDS encoding tetratricopeptide repeat protein gives rise to the protein MSKNNPGEQQPESDEARLVDAENEAWDKIKVPIIVLVIACLGGTGIYLYQWNAKQKAAIEARGALLEALDSEDQEISKLEALVNNYASAPASANALLKLAQLAQEEGTWDKALEYYEDFLSSFPEHPATPAVEYTLGMMQESLGQVEEAQATFLDLIDRTPTHPFFSASSYQAAKIAQSREDLAGARQLLTEVLAQGYGPYTGKAQQLLNDLPTPEAAGVSVEPSENASTKAASEETETTASSPPTE